The following are encoded together in the Bacteroidales bacterium MB20-C3-3 genome:
- the lpxB gene encoding lipid-A-disaccharide synthase, protein MRYYLIAGEASGDLHGSNLMKSLLKEDPSAEFRFWGGDLMRSVYDGLVKHYSDTAVMGIVEVLSKLGKIRENLSHCKKDILDWKPDVIILIDYPGFNLRIAKFGKERGFRVFYYIPPKVWARGESRIEKLKRYTDKTYIIFPFEQEFFKGHNMDVKYFGNPLYDSIISDKALSESKEEFTSRLHIDNKPTIALLAGSRKHEISYLLPKLRGLEDDYPEYQFLLAGAPSIEPSYYQQYLSGSRIKLFFGETYSILKHSDAAAVSSGTASLECAIIDTPQVVCYGMNPVTVWLGKLIIKVKYASLVNLILDKELVKELLQWDCTPENISAEIGKILIGRDRKRILSGYKRVRKLLGGEGASEKVAKSMLKEIKSHKEDNLFSAIHETPMGRLKLICDDSNLIGVEYVGEDEQNLSEETNRSHPILSETARQLDEYFQEKRENFELPVKLNGTEFQKRVWHELSNIPYGEVKTYGEIASIVESRDASRAVGLACKMNPLLIVIPCHRVVGANNKLTGFAIGIDKKSYLLELEKAYLTTDNNLFQEEEKK, encoded by the coding sequence ATGCGTTATTACCTCATTGCGGGGGAGGCGTCCGGGGACCTGCACGGCTCCAATCTGATGAAAAGTCTTCTTAAAGAAGACCCTTCTGCTGAATTCAGATTCTGGGGCGGTGATTTGATGAGATCTGTTTATGATGGTCTTGTTAAACACTATAGCGATACTGCCGTAATGGGTATAGTTGAAGTTCTTTCAAAACTTGGAAAAATAAGAGAAAATCTTTCACATTGTAAAAAAGATATTCTGGACTGGAAGCCTGATGTTATTATCTTAATTGACTATCCCGGTTTTAACCTGCGTATTGCAAAATTTGGAAAAGAGAGAGGTTTTAGAGTATTTTACTATATCCCGCCCAAAGTCTGGGCCAGAGGGGAATCGAGAATTGAAAAACTAAAAAGGTACACTGATAAAACATATATAATATTTCCCTTTGAACAAGAGTTCTTTAAAGGCCATAATATGGATGTTAAATATTTTGGGAATCCATTATATGACAGCATAATATCAGACAAAGCACTTTCAGAATCCAAAGAGGAATTTACCTCTCGTCTTCATATTGATAATAAACCCACTATTGCTTTGCTGGCCGGGAGCAGAAAACACGAAATTTCATATCTTCTTCCCAAGTTAAGAGGGCTGGAGGATGATTACCCCGAATATCAGTTTTTACTTGCCGGAGCCCCCTCGATAGAGCCATCATACTACCAGCAATATCTTAGTGGCAGCAGAATAAAACTCTTTTTTGGAGAGACATACTCCATTCTTAAACACTCTGATGCAGCAGCAGTATCTTCAGGTACTGCCAGCCTTGAGTGCGCAATAATTGACACTCCTCAGGTTGTTTGTTACGGAATGAATCCAGTAACTGTATGGCTTGGTAAATTAATTATCAAAGTAAAATACGCAAGCCTGGTCAATTTAATTCTTGACAAAGAGCTTGTAAAGGAGCTCCTTCAATGGGATTGCACTCCTGAAAACATATCGGCAGAAATTGGAAAAATCCTTATTGGAAGAGACAGAAAGAGGATTCTATCGGGATATAAAAGAGTAAGAAAATTACTTGGTGGTGAGGGAGCCTCTGAAAAAGTGGCTAAATCTATGCTAAAAGAGATAAAATCTCATAAAGAGGACAATCTTTTCTCGGCTATTCACGAAACCCCTATGGGAAGGCTAAAGCTAATCTGTGACGATTCAAATCTAATCGGAGTAGAATATGTTGGTGAAGATGAACAAAACCTCTCTGAGGAGACAAATCGCTCTCACCCCATATTGTCTGAGACAGCAAGACAACTTGACGAATACTTTCAGGAGAAAAGAGAGAATTTTGAACTCCCTGTAAAATTAAACGGGACAGAATTCCAAAAAAGGGTATGGCATGAGCTAAGTAATATACCATACGGAGAGGTAAAAACATATGGAGAGATCGCCTCTATAGTTGAATCCAGAGATGCCAGCAGAGCTGTAGGATTAGCATGTAAAATGAATCCCCTTTTAATTGTAATCCCTTGTCACAGGGTTGTTGGTGCAAATAATAAACTTACTGGTTTTGCAATTGGAATAGATAAAAAGAGCTATTTACTGGAATTGGAAAAAGCATATTTAACAACAGATAATAACCTCTTTCAAGAAGAGGAGAAAAAATGA
- the gap gene encoding type I glyceraldehyde-3-phosphate dehydrogenase, which yields MSKIKVGINGFGRIGRLVFRAAQERNDIQVVAINDLIDVDYMAYMLKYDSVHGRFKGDVEVKDGKLIVNGFPIRVTAEKNPADLKWGEVGAEYVVESTGLFLTKEKCEAHIQAGAKRVIMSAPSKDDTPMFVYGVNHKKYAGEQFVSNASCTTNCLAPIVKVLNENFGIIEGLMTTVHAATNTQKTVDAPSAKDWRGGRAAGANIIPSSTGAAKAVGRVLPEMNGKLTGMSFRVPTVDVSVVDLTCRLEKPASYDEIKAAMKKASEGELKGILGYTEDAVVSTDFITDPRTSIFDAEAGISLNPHFVKVVSWYDNEWGYSNKVLDMLAHMATVK from the coding sequence ATGAGTAAAATTAAAGTAGGGATCAACGGTTTTGGCCGTATCGGAAGACTTGTCTTTCGTGCTGCCCAGGAGAGAAATGATATCCAGGTTGTTGCTATCAACGACCTTATAGATGTTGACTACATGGCATACATGCTTAAATACGACTCAGTTCATGGTCGTTTTAAGGGAGATGTTGAAGTTAAAGACGGGAAACTTATTGTAAATGGATTCCCAATCAGAGTAACTGCTGAAAAGAATCCGGCTGATCTGAAATGGGGTGAAGTTGGTGCAGAATATGTTGTAGAGTCAACAGGACTTTTTTTGACAAAAGAGAAATGTGAAGCTCACATTCAGGCAGGTGCAAAAAGAGTTATTATGTCTGCCCCATCTAAGGATGATACTCCAATGTTCGTATATGGAGTTAATCATAAGAAGTATGCCGGCGAACAGTTTGTTTCCAATGCATCTTGTACTACAAATTGTCTTGCACCTATCGTAAAAGTGCTTAATGAGAATTTTGGTATCATTGAAGGTCTAATGACAACAGTTCACGCTGCAACAAACACTCAGAAAACAGTTGATGCACCATCTGCTAAAGACTGGAGAGGCGGTCGTGCAGCTGGTGCTAACATAATTCCTTCTTCAACAGGTGCAGCTAAAGCTGTAGGCAGAGTTCTTCCGGAGATGAACGGTAAACTTACAGGTATGTCTTTCAGAGTTCCTACAGTTGATGTATCAGTTGTTGACCTTACCTGCCGTCTTGAAAAACCTGCAAGTTATGATGAGATTAAAGCAGCCATGAAGAAGGCTTCAGAGGGTGAACTTAAAGGTATCCTTGGTTACACTGAAGATGCTGTTGTTTCAACTGATTTTATAACAGACCCTCGCACATCAATTTTTGATGCTGAGGCTGGTATTTCCTTAAACCCTCATTTTGTGAAGGTGGTTTCATGGTATGATAACGAGTGGGGTTATTCAAACAAGGTACTGGATATGCTGGCACACATGGCCACTGTCAAGTAG
- the surE gene encoding 5'/3'-nucleotidase SurE, with product METTGEKLNILITNDDGVKSKGISALIDMMRPYGDITVVAPFEAMSGMSAALTIGKPLRLTELKSEEGLKIFACSGTPADCVKMAMNQLFSSNPPHLLVSGINHGSNASVASLYSGTLGAAAEGTVYGIPSVGFSLSSHHRDADFSASIHYGKIIIDQYLKNPPKPEIFLNVNFPDKPLNSIKGIKFCHQGKGQWIKEFEERTDPYGFHYYWMTGEFFNLEPDNRESDHNLVEDGYISIVPHKIDTTDYSEVERLSGLWEM from the coding sequence ATGGAGACTACAGGAGAAAAGCTTAATATACTGATAACTAATGATGATGGAGTAAAATCAAAAGGGATTTCTGCTCTTATTGATATGATGAGACCATATGGTGATATTACAGTCGTAGCGCCATTTGAGGCAATGTCAGGTATGTCAGCAGCACTTACTATAGGCAAACCTTTAAGGCTTACAGAGCTGAAGTCAGAAGAGGGGTTGAAGATTTTTGCATGCAGCGGTACGCCTGCAGATTGTGTAAAAATGGCTATGAATCAGCTTTTTTCATCAAATCCTCCACATCTTCTTGTTTCAGGAATTAACCATGGATCAAATGCTTCGGTTGCCTCTCTCTATTCAGGGACACTTGGTGCCGCTGCTGAAGGGACAGTCTACGGAATTCCCTCTGTCGGCTTTTCTCTCTCATCTCATCACAGAGATGCAGATTTCTCCGCTTCAATTCATTACGGGAAAATTATAATTGACCAATATTTGAAAAATCCTCCAAAACCTGAGATTTTCTTAAATGTAAATTTCCCGGACAAACCATTGAACTCCATAAAGGGGATTAAATTCTGTCATCAGGGAAAGGGTCAGTGGATAAAAGAGTTTGAAGAGAGAACAGATCCCTATGGGTTCCACTATTACTGGATGACTGGAGAGTTTTTTAATCTGGAGCCTGATAACAGGGAATCTGATCATAATTTGGTTGAGGATGGATACATTAGCATTGTTCCTCACAAAATTGACACAACAGATTACTCAGAGGTGGAGAGATTATCCGGGCTCTGGGAAATGTAA
- the dapF gene encoding diaminopimelate epimerase, with translation MMRITAYKYQATGNDFVILDNREGQLELTESQIKHLCDRRFGVGADGLMLLNRSKKYSFSMVYYNADGREGTMCGNGGRSLVAFAAHKGIKDFTFEAVDGIHEAEIIKYSPSTCIVKLGISDVTSVKDYSPKSYMLNTGSPHLVIFVENVSDYDVREQGKLWRHHPHFPGGTNVNFVQGSWGRFNIPKFDEEQEQRISVRTYERGVEDETLSCGTGVTASAIAHHKLLTRNKFSYSKVDIKIPQTVKNIIETKGGELTVEFTYTGEDNYTDIKLTGPATYVFSCVIEC, from the coding sequence ATGATGAGAATAACAGCATATAAATACCAGGCAACAGGTAATGATTTTGTTATCCTGGATAACAGAGAGGGCCAGCTAGAACTGACCGAAAGTCAGATTAAACATCTTTGTGACCGCAGATTTGGAGTTGGAGCAGATGGATTGATGTTGCTCAATAGAAGTAAAAAATACTCATTTTCAATGGTCTATTACAACGCAGACGGAAGAGAGGGGACTATGTGCGGAAACGGAGGACGCTCATTAGTGGCTTTTGCAGCACATAAGGGAATTAAAGATTTTACTTTTGAGGCTGTTGATGGTATTCACGAGGCAGAAATTATTAAATACTCACCTTCAACCTGCATAGTTAAACTTGGCATATCTGATGTAACAAGCGTTAAGGACTACTCCCCAAAAAGCTATATGTTAAATACAGGATCACCACATTTGGTGATTTTTGTTGAGAATGTAAGTGATTATGATGTAAGAGAGCAGGGGAAGCTTTGGAGACACCACCCCCATTTTCCGGGAGGCACTAATGTTAACTTTGTTCAGGGAAGCTGGGGCAGATTCAATATACCAAAATTTGATGAGGAGCAGGAGCAGAGAATATCAGTAAGAACATACGAAAGAGGTGTTGAGGACGAGACCCTCTCCTGCGGAACCGGAGTAACGGCATCGGCTATTGCTCATCATAAACTGCTTACCAGAAATAAGTTTTCATACAGTAAAGTAGATATTAAGATCCCTCAAACTGTAAAGAATATTATTGAGACCAAAGGAGGAGAGCTAACTGTAGAATTCACATATACTGGAGAGGATAACTATACAGACATTAAACTAACCGGCCCTGCAACTTATGTTTTCAGTTGCGTAATTGAGTGCTGA